The following nucleotide sequence is from Bacteroidetes Order II. bacterium.
CTTTGAAGATGATTCTTTACTTATGTTTGACTTAAAATTTAAGATTCTTTCTTCAAAAGGTAAGTGCCTACATTTTCCACAAGCTCTTTTCCCTTTTGGTTTTCTGTGCTTGTAATATATATGATTACAATGAGGGCATTCTGCAACTAATCTACCTATAACAGGGTTTACTATATTTGAATCATAACACCTATTACCATCACAACCTATTTCAATTGCTGTTTGTCTCCACACCCAATTATGACCGTTTCTTGGACCAACCAATGCGTGTGCAATTTCGTGTAAAATCACATTTTTTACAACATTGTAATCATTTAATTGAACCAAGTTTTTTGATAAAGATATTATTCTTGGATTAAAACAACAATAACCAAATCTTCGTTTTGCACGATCAAATTCAAAACGAAACCGATATTCTAAACCATGTTGCTTCATTAACTCAAGGGCTAATTCTCTTGCGTGTTCTAATTCCATAAACCCAAATTTTTACATTGGTTTTATCATTTCTTCTATAAACTCAATTTCTTCATTGCTTAGCTGATACTTTTCGTACAATTGTTTGTCGATTTCTTGTGTCGATTTACTCCAGTCTATATCTGAATTATCAGTGAAATTTTGAACGGGTACAAATCGAAATGTTTTTGAAGTTGCATCTTGACTTGCTTTGCCCAAACTATGTTGGAATCTCGCAAACTTGGTGGTTAAATATTTCATCAGATTTTTTGCTGATTGCTCGTTTAAATTCAAGTCAACACCAATTACTAAATATGATTCAGTACATATTGTATTTGGATTTCCTACAAATGAATTAAGGTTGTCATCATTTAGTTCTGTTCCAATATTGTTTGCTCTTGGAGTATAAACCTTGAATCGGTCTATCCATTTTGTATTTTTAGAAATTTCATCTCTTTCTAAGTATCCAACTTGCTTACCCTTACCATAGCAAATAACAGGATTAGTTAATCTATTTTTTGATTCACGAAATTTTTCATCTTTAGTAAAATAGCCTCTAAACCCAAAAGGTCTTAATGATGAAATATGAGATTCAAATGATTCAAAATCTTTATGAGAATTAATTTTATTAATCATCTCGATGCCAATACTATGACGAATGAGAATGTCAGAATCATCTGTTTTTAAACTTCGTTCAATCATCTTAGGCGTTAAGTCGTCTTTGTAAGTAAACACCTTGGTTAATTCAGTTGAATTATCATACCCTTTATCCCAAAGGAAATAGCAAATTCCGCCTCTTAAATTGATGTTTTGAAAAATTAATTCAGGTTTAAGGAAATCGTGCAGTTCAGAAATATGAGTATCATTAAGCATTTGGTCTCTAAATTCATTTAATCCTCTACCACCTGCAAACCATCTTGTAGGCATAATCATAGCAATGTTACTTGGGCTTAATTGCTTTGCTACATCCACAAATAAATTATAAATTGGTTTGGCACTTGCTTGTGCCCCACCGTCACTTTGCTGATAGGGCGGATTGCCTACAATTACATTGAACTTCATTTTCTTGTTGTTTATTTTAATGCTTTCTTTTTCAATGATTTGATTGTTTTTGTTTTCATCAATCAAATCATAACTGGTGAAGGTTGCTTCTATATTTTTCATATCTAAATCTAGTAATTTATACACTTTTCTGGTAAACTCATACGCAATTTTTGAGGTGGGAATGGAGTAGAATTTATTGGCGACATCTTTACCAAACTTTTTATACACTGCATACACAAACTCACCTTGTTTGGAAGCAATATCTAAAAGCATTGTATGCTTGTCAATGGCTTTGGCTGGCAAACCGTTTATGATTTTGTCGGTAACAAATTCGGGGGTTACAATTTCGGAATCTGATAAGCGACTAAATTTTTTCATAGCATTACTCGCTCTTTCTATTGGAGAAATTGCGGCATCATTGGCTAATGAGTTAATGTTGTGAATTTTATAATCTAGTTCGCTTAAAATAAATGGGTTGATGTGCTTTTGAAACAAGTTGAGTATGGTGATTTCAAGACTCAAATTTGAAGCTATTCGCAAATTGTCAGCATTCCCTTTGATGTGGATAATGATTTCTTGTAAGGATTTAACTCTTGAATTTGTCAAAAATGCAAAAAATAAAATCCTTGCATAATACATAGAAAATTGACCTTTGTAATCATTTACTACTTCATCTTCTTTTGATTTGGATTTTGCATTTTCTTCATTTTCGTCCGCATTGTCATCATTTGAATCATCAATGTCTATTTCGTCACCTTCGCCTTTTGTTGGTTTTACCTCCAAACCACCACGAGAACTTATTTTGTTTTGTCTTTCAATTTCAGCTTTGATTGCTTCAATATCCAACAAAGACATATCAATAGAAATAGTTGTAGCTTCATCAAATACGCTTCTACTACTCGAATATTTGCGAACTGCATCCAAAATATCAGCAGGTTGTATTTGTACAATCTTATTGTGGTGCAAAACTACAATGGGAGATATTTCAAGCTCTTTGCGGATTCGTTCTTCTAATAAACTGTTGCCGTTTTTATCCGTATTTACATTATAAATCTGTGATTTATGTTCCTGCATTTGGAACATTCTGTTTGGGTTAAAATCAACTAATAAAGTTTGAGGTTTCATATTGAATTTAACCACATCACCATTCGGCTCTTTGAAAATTTTTACGAATTGATTTTGTAATCGGAAAATTGCCTGATCATATTCTTGTGGTGAAGCAGTATCTTTTAGGTAAAGCATAGTATCCCATTCAGGAACAGTACTACCTGTAAGCATTCTATTTACGGTCAAAGTGATTGTTTTTATATTCTCACTTTCACATTTTTTTATTTTGGTTTGAACTGCTTGAGTGTCTTTGAAGTTTTTTTCGTTCTCAACTCCAGAGATATTTATGATTTCGTAATGGCTAAGATGTTTAAACTTGTTGCTCTTGATTAATTTCTCCAATGCATCACAAGATGCTCTGTAAGGTAAAACGCAAACAAGGTGACGGCACATTTTGCCATCTTTCAGTTTGTCGTAGTCCAAGAAACTCAATAAATTTTCATCTGTTTCTGAACCGTCAATGACTTTTAGTAAGTCAAGAATTTCCTTTTCGTGAATAAATTTTTGATGAAAATTGGTTTTGGTGTCTTTGGTTATAGATTGCGGTCTGAAAAGTTCTGAAAAAGCATAGGTTACACCTTTCTTTTTCATTTCTTCCATTTTTTTACGTGAGGATTTATTGGGATTAAATGCAAAACGAATCATTTGAGGAAAGCCATAATAAGGATTATCCCATTCTTTGGTTTCATCTTTATTTAGATTTTCTAAATCCCATTGTTCTTGGTCTTCTGCAATGTTTGTAAATTGATAGAATGCAATAATATCATCACTCGTAAACTCACTATTCATCAAAATACGATAAGGAGTTCCCGAAAGATGAATACGAATTTTTGCATTAAAAACTTTATTGGTAATTTCTATATCGTCTAAAGTATTGTCATTCAGCTTTAACTCGCTTTTTATTTCTTTGGCACTTAAATTTTCATCTTTTAAGACTTTACCATACTCAGCTGCTCTTGCTCCAAAATGCGTTTCATCAATTAGCAATAAGTCAATTTGATTTTCAAAAACTTCTTTGTGCTTTGATTTAATTTCATCTCCTTGAAGGTCTTGTAATGTTAAAAATAAAACGATTTTTTCATTTGCATTCTGCTTTTCGGCAATAATCGTATCGCTTGTCAGAAGAGAAGTACTATCTAAAAAACAAAAACCATCAAACTTAATATGGCTTTCAACCGTTTTTTTCCATTCTTCTCTTACGTCAGCTTTTGCAGAAACCACAACCACCAATTTTGCATTCATTTCAACTGCACAAGACATTGAGGTAAATGATTTACCAAAACGCATTACAGCATACATCAGCAAGTTGGTTCTGCCTTTATTTATAGCTTCCTTGAACCGTTTTACTGTTTCCTCTTGATTGGGTCGAAGTGGATAATTTTCACTTCTCGCATAAGTGTGTGTAATTGGGATATGGCTCTCGTCAAAGCGATAATACTGATATTTTGATTCGTTGTTTTGATGTCCACTTTTTATATCTTCAATCGCTTCTCGCAGGTCTGCCTTGGTTGCGTTTTCAAAAAACTCATTGGAGTAATATGGGATTCCTTTTAAAGCGTTTGGCTTTAATCTACTTCTGTTTAACTCGTTTTCAAGAAAAAAGTGAACTGCATAATCTCTAAAAAAAGTTTCGTCATTAACTTTTGCAACATCTTCAAACTTTTTTTCAAGGTTAGGGAAGTGTTTGCGCCACTCATTTAACCTAATTTCAAGAGGTCGATAGGTATCGCCAACTTTTAGAAAATTTGGTATTGTTTCAGTTGTAAAAGCATAGATTTGAGGTTCTACTCTTCCAATGATTAAATCGTTAAGTATATCTACATTTATATTGTTAGATTTTGGCATAGCTTACTTTTCCAAAAGTGATATAAATTTGATAGGATTTTCTATTCCCCAATCCATAATATTACAATAGATACCATTGTGAAGTTTTATATTTGAGGTTGCACAACCTTTGCACTTCTTGATTTCTGTTTTAGTTTCAAAAATATCTGAGATTACCATAATTTCATCTTTACAACTATTTGGAATAACGCCTTTCAGACCGTCCATTTGCCAGATATTCCAAGAAATGATTTTTGCAATTTTTTGTATATTTTCAATCGGTGGTTCAATTTCAAATTTGTAAGTAAAGTTTTCAATGAATGTAACAAGTAATGCTTCACGGGCTAATAACAAACTGTCTCCTTGCCATTCAAAACCATAAATATTTTTGTATGCTATTTCAGTTGCTTCTAACCACTCAGTTTTAGATTCCAAATTTTCATTTATAATCCTTAATTTTCTGTCTAAAAGTCCTATTCTGTCAAATACTTTAATAGATTTTCCCGTGGTGGTATCATATCTGCTAACCAAATAAGGAGCTTCACCACAAGAGATTTCCAACCGAGTATCTTGAACATAGTCAAGCCAAGTTTTGCCTTTTGGAAATGTGATTTTATCTTTAGTTGTTTCCCAAGCTTTAGTTTTGTTTTTCAAAACTATTTCTTTATTGAAAACACCATCTCTTCCAAACCAAGAATTGTCAACAAGATTGTTTTGTGCATTACATATCCAAGAAGGAGTGAAAACCTCTGCCATTTCTTTGGAACGTGATAATTGCAAAACTTTGTCTTTATGAACCCTGGGCATTATTACATTGCCTTTTTCTCCTGTGATTAATTCAGGTAATATTTCAGAATTGAATCTGTATGAATCTCCGAAGTGTTCGTAATTGTCTGTCGCCCAAAAAATATTTTTTTGAGTGGTCTGGTCTCGCAGTAGTATTCCGAGAATGTCAGGATACTTCTCGATTAACTCATTTTCTAATATGTCGACAACTACTTGCACTTGTATACTTCTTCGTTAGTTTTTAAAAGTTCTTTTACATCAATATTTAGAATGTTCGCTATTTCATAAAGTACTTCAAGTCTTGGTTGTTGTCGATTTTGCACATAACCGTTTACCATATTGTAGCTTTTGCCTAGCTGTTCGGCTAACCAAGTTTGCTTAATTCCTTTTTCTTCAAGTACTTCTTTAATTCTGTTCATTGTTGTCTAAAGATGTCTAGTCGCAAATTTAGGTTTTATTTTTTCATTATCTCGTTTTTCAAGATAAAAAATGTTTGAATAATTGTCTAGTTGTCCTGTCAGTGCGTTGGCTAAAAATGGCTCTTTTGGTTTTTTGGGTCGGCTTTTGTGTTGGGCAAAATCAAATGTGCCATTTGTGGGTTGGCTGTCTTTTTACACTGACCGATAACGGTTCTCGGCTTTGCGAAGTGGCGGAGTTTTAGCACAAAAGTTTATACGATGCACAAATGTTGAATACTGCACAAAAGTTTCTACGAAGCACTTCAGCCGCCATATTGCCAAACCGATGTTAGTGGCTGGTGTTCTTCTTTTAATCGTCAAAATCTTTCTTTTGAGTCTCCTAAGTTCCAAATATTACCTTCAAGTTCATACTCCCCAAAAATTCGTTTTGCATCTTCAACAGTCCATTTTGTCCATTCTGGATTTAGATGATTACCATACCACTTTTTTGAAAAAGCCCAAATTTTCCCAATGGGTTGAATGTCGCCTTTGGGAATATTGTGTCGTTCTGTCCAACTATCTATTTGTTCTTCATTTTCAAACACCAACATATTGCTACAAGTGTAAATTACATTGTCCCAAGCACTTTTCATTGGTATTGGAAAGTGAATAAAATAATTCTTTTCTTGAATTTGTCCGTTTACAATATTGATTTCAACTTGTTTTGTTTCTGCTCCGATTGTTGTTGTTATTTTTACGTCTTCGTTAAGAAGTGCAGCAACTCCCAAAGAACACCAAGCACAATTTCCCCACCATTGTCCTTTTTTTGTTTGTACATAAAAATTTGTTGGGGCTAATGAAAATGGATGAATAACCCAAACTTTTGGTTCATTTGGGTGTAACACTACTCCGTGATAGTCTTGCAGTTCATACAGTCCATTTATTACTTGTTCTTTGTCGGCTTGCAAAGTGTTAGCAAGGTCGTCAACGGTCGGTGCGAAACCTTTGTCAATGATACCTTTGATTATATGATAATGAAGATTTGAATTTGTTACCATTTTTTCGCGTTGTTTGTCTTTCTTACACTTGCCACTAACGGTTTGCAGCTTGGCGAAGTGGCGGAAATCGAAGGACAAATGTTCAAATTTAGCACAATATTCAGTAGAATTCCAAATGTTCAATTTAGCACTGAACCCGCCATTTTGCCAAACTGCTGTTATGCACAGTGCCTTTTCGCTCGATTTACGCAAACAATTCAATTTGTCCACTTTCTATTGGTGTCATTTCGTTTATGAAGTCGCACCACAAGTCCAAAGTCAAGTTGAAATTGTATGTTTCGTTTATATAATTTAGTTCTCTTTGTAATTCTAATTTGTCAATCGTTTGAGCCAATTTCAAAATGTCAATACGCATTAAAACGTCTTTTGTAAAAGTTCGTTTTGCGTCTGCAAAAGTTATGGATTGCAGAAACTGCATTGTCGTTTCAGAGTTTAAAAGTATCAACGAATAAACCGCAAATTCCAATTTATCAAAACCCAACATATAGCAAGTGTCGTCAAGCATTACAGGCTTTTCGTTTTGCGGAAGAACAAGCGTAAAATGAAAGGTTTTGTAAAGTCCCGAAATTGCAACTTTGTATGGTTTGAACGAATAGTCGCCCACACCAAAAATAGAAAATGGCGGTTTGTTGTTGTAAATACTTGATTTTCTTGAACTAAAAATGTCCTGATGCTCAATTAAATACTTGTAAGTTTTCGGAAAGTCATGTTTGATATAATTGGTTTCTTGTCCAACTTTTTTCTGTGTTATAATCGTGTATTTTCTCGTTTCGTTTACGACAGTATTTTTTAAGTCAGAACTTTTTAAAATACCATAGACCAAATTATTTTCTAATTTTATTTCTTCTTTCAGCCCGTTTACAAAATGTCCGTTCACTTTGTCTAATTCCATAATGGAAGAACAATCGTGTTTAATACCTTGTCGCCACTCAAACGGACATTTTCCGTCAATTTGTTCAGCGTTGGTATAAGTGTCAAGATTGGAAACAAACTTTTTGGACAGCCAACCGAAATTCAATTTTGCATTTGCGTTGTTGTAAATATCGAACTCTGCACAATCGAATGTCGGTTTTGAATTTAGCTTACAATAAAACAATGCAGCTTCAACCGAAACATTAAACTCTTTTTTGCTGTCAATACAATGTTTTTCTATGTCAGAAATGGTATATTTTTTTACGAATTGGTCGAAAACAATATTTTTAATTACTGTATTTTTTACTAATAAAGCAATGTTGCCTTTTTGATGTTGAAAGGTTTCAATCATCATCAAAGTAATATATTCTGCAATGTCGAAATTACCTTTTCCTGTCATTGCATCTAATCCGTTGTGGTTTTTGAAGTTTGTTTTTTTGGGAAGGTTAGACGAATTTAAACTACCCAATTTTGAATTAGTAACCCAAGGCGGATTGCCGATAATTAAAATTTCTTTTGTGCTGTTTTCTTTGGCAATAGCTTTAAAGTCAAAATCAAAAACGCTACTGTGAATGATTGAAATTTCGGGCTTATTTTCTGTCGGATTGCTCAAATAAAAATCAATGACATTGAATTTGCTTTCCCAAACGTAAGGTTTGTAAATTTCAATACCGAAAACTTTCTTTATGTCTATGAACTGTCGCAAAGAAGCAACAATAAAATTGCCTTTTCCGCAAGTTGGTTCAATAACAATTTTAGGCGAAATACTTTTTGCTGTCAGATGAAAAGTGACTTTGTTTGCCAACTCTGTATTAGTTTGGAAATCGCCATATTCGGCTCTGTCGGGTTCTGAAACGATATTTTGAGAAATAGAAATTGTTTCTTTAAGTATTTGCAAATCTTCCGCATTATCAAAAAAATGTATGAAGCCGAAGGCTTCATACATTTTTTGATTAGCCTTTTCAATAGACACAACATTTTTCAGACTATCGTTCAAATAATCTGAAACCTGATGAGTAATATTTGCTTCAAATACTTTCATTACTGAGGTTTGTTGTAGCTTACAATTTTTTCAATTCCCGAAATGTCGTCTGTTAAGGCAACAATTCTTTGATATTGCAATCGCCATTGCAAAGCATTGGAAATTGTCAAGTAACCTTGTTCGGGTGGTGTCTGTAAAATCTGTTCGGCAACTTTCGCCAAAGTAATTTCGTCCGCAGGAATGTTTTTGTCTTGCAGATAAGCAATAATGTCTGCTTCATTTGCTCCGTCTTTTACCATTTCACGCAAACGGAAAGTTGTCGTGTAATCGGCTGTCCGTTCTTTGTGAACGAAAGAACAACTTACGAAATTTAAAATTGCTGTTTGGGTTGCAGTGTCGTCTGTTTTGTCGTAAACAAATACAAGAAGATTGTAACCCAATCCGAAAATCTTTTGTTTAGCATCTTTGAAAGGACAAGAAGACTGTGGTTGCTTAATTGAAGTTACTTTTATGTCTGTCTGAATGTCGTCAGATGGCAAGTCTATTCCTTTGGCAGAAGAACCTACCAAAACTTCGTATTTCTCGTTTAGATGTGATTGAAACTTGTGTTCAATAAGTGTTCCTACTGCTTTTCCGTCTGTCACGCCATAAAGTTCGCTGTGTTGAATTTTTGATTGTTCAACACAGAATATTTGAGCTTCGTCTATCAGCTTTTCTATTGTTAATTTCTCTTTTTGTCCCATTTTGCAAAGTTACAATTTTTATTTGGGTCAGGTTTAGTTTGTCACTTGTTTTCTGTCTGTCCGTTGATGTTGGTACGGTCGCTGGTGGCATTGTGCATAACGTCTGCGGCTTTGCGTCTGTTGCTGCTGCCGACACTGACCAAAACAAAACTACAACTTTTCTTTGGAAAATATAATTGTAATCACCAGATTATTGTCCACGAAGAACAAAATAGCAATCGCAAGCCCAGCAATAGCGCAAAATCGTTGTTGTGCGTTCGTACCTATTTTTTCAATTACGTCATTCCTTTTTTAATAATTTTTCTAATTCCGATTTAGCTTCTTCATTATTTGAGTCCATTTTTAAGGCTTTTTGATATACCCAAATAGCTTCTTCTTTTTTACCAGCATTTAATAATGCCCAAGCATACCAATTATGAGTAATTACGCTATTTGGGAACAGCATAATATTTATTTTCAATGCTTCAATGGCTAAATCCAAATTATTTTTGATTTCTGTTCTATCCATTAATTCACCAGCTAAATTATTTATTGAATTATCTCTAAATTTAGAATAGGTAATTGTATCTTCTAAACATTTTTGCAAATAAACAAATGCTTCGTTAGTCCCTTTGCCTACTAAAAGACGCATATAATTTATTGCTTGGGCTCGTGAAGATTTATATTGAGTTGGTTTTTTATTATTAATTATTTCTAAAAGATTTTCTCCAGTTGAGTAAGTTCGTGAGCTATGTGTGTTATCTAATAAAATAACTGTTTGTTTTTGACTTGAGTTAGTAAAAAAGAAACTTAATGAGCCAGGAACACCACCTGTATGACCTACTATTTTACCATTAGTGGTGTCGGGCAATATAAACCATCCAAGCCCGAAATAAGAATCAGTCATTCCACCATCTACCTTAATTACATTCCCATCATTCAATACTGTCGGTTTAAGAATCTCATCAACTGTTTCTGTTTTTAATAATTTATTGTTAAAAAAAGCATATTGAAATTTGTCTAAATCAATGGAAGTGGATAATACTCCGTCCGCTCCATAAATTCCTTGAGTTAGTTTAAAAAAAACATTTGTGTCAACCCTATTAAATTTTCCTTTAAAAAAGTTATCTTCTTCATAAGAATGAATTTTTGAATAATCATTCCCATGGAAGTAAGTTTCTGACATACCTGCTTTTTGGAAAATGTTTTTCTTTACATATTCTGAAAATTTTGTACCAGTAACTTTTTCTACAACTAGTGCTAATATACAATAGGCCGTATTGGAATATTCCCATTTAGTGCCTGGCTCGCGCAACAGCTCTCTATTTTTAAGATTATCTAAAATATATTCATTATTTAAGTTTGAAATTATTTTTTCACTCCTAATGATTTCGTCAAATATATAAGGAAGCCCAGCAGTATGTGTAAGTAAATGTTTTATAGTAATGTTATTGTAAGGAAAAGTTGGAAGAAACTTTTGAACAGGGTCTGTTACTTTTATCTTTCCTCTTTCTTCCAGTTGCATAATTGCGGTTGACGTAAAAAGTTTAGCAATGGATGCTATGTTAAAAGTAGAGTTTACCGTATGTCGTTTTTGGTTTTCAATATCAGAAAACCCATATGATTTCTGAAGGATTATGCTTCCTTTATCTCTTACCAAGATGTTCCCATTAAGTGCTTTTTCATTATACAATGAATCAGTAAATGACTCCATTTTTGCCTTTACAGATTGAGCTCTTAAAACAGTAAACGCAGATAAAAAAATTAGCATTAAATAAAAATGTTTATTTCTCATATTTTTAATTTGTTTAAAAGTTTCACGAAGATGTGATGCGGTATGACGCACAACGTGTCGCGGCTTGGCGATGGCAGGGTTTAAAAGCACCACACTTCAAACAAGCACAAATGTAAATAAAAAGCACTTCACTACAAATTAGCACCTCAGCCCCGCTTTTCGCCAAGCCAATGTTGGCTGAATTTGTTATTCTTTCGGTGCGTAATTATCCCAATACTCTCTCGGTGTCA
It contains:
- a CDS encoding SprT-like domain-containing protein; the encoded protein is MELEHARELALELMKQHGLEYRFRFEFDRAKRRFGYCCFNPRIISLSKNLVQLNDYNVVKNVILHEIAHALVGPRNGHNWVWRQTAIEIGCDGNRCYDSNIVNPVIGRLVAECPHCNHIYYKHRKPKGKRACGKCRHLPFEERILNFKSNISKESSSKTRTAKWHQTEKYDTIIGSIPIK
- a CDS encoding Eco57I restriction-modification methylase domain-containing protein, giving the protein MPKSNNINVDILNDLIIGRVEPQIYAFTTETIPNFLKVGDTYRPLEIRLNEWRKHFPNLEKKFEDVAKVNDETFFRDYAVHFFLENELNRSRLKPNALKGIPYYSNEFFENATKADLREAIEDIKSGHQNNESKYQYYRFDESHIPITHTYARSENYPLRPNQEETVKRFKEAINKGRTNLLMYAVMRFGKSFTSMSCAVEMNAKLVVVVSAKADVREEWKKTVESHIKFDGFCFLDSTSLLTSDTIIAEKQNANEKIVLFLTLQDLQGDEIKSKHKEVFENQIDLLLIDETHFGARAAEYGKVLKDENLSAKEIKSELKLNDNTLDDIEITNKVFNAKIRIHLSGTPYRILMNSEFTSDDIIAFYQFTNIAEDQEQWDLENLNKDETKEWDNPYYGFPQMIRFAFNPNKSSRKKMEEMKKKGVTYAFSELFRPQSITKDTKTNFHQKFIHEKEILDLLKVIDGSETDENLLSFLDYDKLKDGKMCRHLVCVLPYRASCDALEKLIKSNKFKHLSHYEIINISGVENEKNFKDTQAVQTKIKKCESENIKTITLTVNRMLTGSTVPEWDTMLYLKDTASPQEYDQAIFRLQNQFVKIFKEPNGDVVKFNMKPQTLLVDFNPNRMFQMQEHKSQIYNVNTDKNGNSLLEERIRKELEISPIVVLHHNKIVQIQPADILDAVRKYSSSRSVFDEATTISIDMSLLDIEAIKAEIERQNKISSRGGLEVKPTKGEGDEIDIDDSNDDNADENEENAKSKSKEDEVVNDYKGQFSMYYARILFFAFLTNSRVKSLQEIIIHIKGNADNLRIASNLSLEITILNLFQKHINPFILSELDYKIHNINSLANDAAISPIERASNAMKKFSRLSDSEIVTPEFVTDKIINGLPAKAIDKHTMLLDIASKQGEFVYAVYKKFGKDVANKFYSIPTSKIAYEFTRKVYKLLDLDMKNIEATFTSYDLIDENKNNQIIEKESIKINNKKMKFNVIVGNPPYQQSDGGAQASAKPIYNLFVDVAKQLSPSNIAMIMPTRWFAGGRGLNEFRDQMLNDTHISELHDFLKPELIFQNINLRGGICYFLWDKGYDNSTELTKVFTYKDDLTPKMIERSLKTDDSDILIRHSIGIEMINKINSHKDFESFESHISSLRPFGFRGYFTKDEKFRESKNRLTNPVICYGKGKQVGYLERDEISKNTKWIDRFKVYTPRANNIGTELNDDNLNSFVGNPNTICTESYLVIGVDLNLNEQSAKNLMKYLTTKFARFQHSLGKASQDATSKTFRFVPVQNFTDNSDIDWSKSTQEIDKQLYEKYQLSNEEIEFIEEMIKPM
- a CDS encoding helix-turn-helix transcriptional regulator; its protein translation is MNRIKEVLEEKGIKQTWLAEQLGKSYNMVNGYVQNRQQPRLEVLYEIANILNIDVKELLKTNEEVYKCK
- a CDS encoding alkylmercury lyase family protein, which codes for MRKSSEKALCITAVWQNGGFSAKLNIWNSTEYCAKFEHLSFDFRHFAKLQTVSGKCKKDKQREKMVTNSNLHYHIIKGIIDKGFAPTVDDLANTLQADKEQVINGLYELQDYHGVVLHPNEPKVWVIHPFSLAPTNFYVQTKKGQWWGNCAWCSLGVAALLNEDVKITTTIGAETKQVEINIVNGQIQEKNYFIHFPIPMKSAWDNVIYTCSNMLVFENEEQIDSWTERHNIPKGDIQPIGKIWAFSKKWYGNHLNPEWTKWTVEDAKRIFGEYELEGNIWNLGDSKERF
- a CDS encoding beta-lactamase family protein, which translates into the protein MRHTASHLRETFKQIKNMRNKHFYLMLIFLSAFTVLRAQSVKAKMESFTDSLYNEKALNGNILVRDKGSIILQKSYGFSDIENQKRHTVNSTFNIASIAKLFTSTAIMQLEERGKIKVTDPVQKFLPTFPYNNITIKHLLTHTAGLPYIFDEIIRSEKIISNLNNEYILDNLKNRELLREPGTKWEYSNTAYCILALVVEKVTGTKFSEYVKKNIFQKAGMSETYFHGNDYSKIHSYEEDNFFKGKFNRVDTNVFFKLTQGIYGADGVLSTSIDLDKFQYAFFNNKLLKTETVDEILKPTVLNDGNVIKVDGGMTDSYFGLGWFILPDTTNGKIVGHTGGVPGSLSFFFTNSSQKQTVILLDNTHSSRTYSTGENLLEIINNKKPTQYKSSRAQAINYMRLLVGKGTNEAFVYLQKCLEDTITYSKFRDNSINNLAGELMDRTEIKNNLDLAIEALKINIMLFPNSVITHNWYAWALLNAGKKEEAIWVYQKALKMDSNNEEAKSELEKLLKKE